A genomic stretch from Tenrec ecaudatus isolate mTenEca1 chromosome X, mTenEca1.hap1, whole genome shotgun sequence includes:
- the LOC142433220 gene encoding melanoma-associated antigen B1-like, giving the protein MPRRQKSKGRSGHKRRLARDPADAKSVEGDQASDVEEENAFAPVPFPFEESPPGSPADEGPRVPQESLPCTVPAEEASCPKAADPSLTQTQGEGDASAPVAGPSSALGSERDPIGRRFNILVQLLLHKHKMKEPVSKADMMKVINKKYQQHYPEMLRKASLHMWIVFGLEMKEVDSRSQTYVLVSVLEISREERLFNPRGFPTMGIFLPVLGLIYRNGYQIMWGFLNALGIFDGKCHFIYGEPRKLLTRDLVEEKYLEYRKVPNSEPPCYEFLWGARAHAEANKKKVLEFLKMLDEIDIKEFRDLFERTWRDEERRVATSGWGGTGVNARARARFRAKSSKAIKAKQASQASAQPTTSSAAPESPASAAPPAPHLASSALPPNED; this is encoded by the coding sequence ATGCCTCGCCGTCAGAAGAGTAAAGGCCGCTCTGGTCACAAACGTCGCCTGGCCCGGGACCCCGCTGACGCCAAGAGCGTGGAGGGTGACCAGGCCTCTGACGTAGAGGAGGAAAATGCCTTTGCTCCCGTGCCTTTTCCTTTTGAGGAGTCACCCCCGGGCTCCCCTGCGGATGAAGGCCCAAGGGTGCCGCAGGAATCCCTGCCCTGCACTGTTCCTGCTGAAGAGGCTTCCTGTCCAAAGGCTGCTGACCCCTCCCTGACCCAGACCCAAGGTGAGGGAGATGCAAGTGCTCCTGTCGCCGGCCCAAGCTCTGCTCTGGGTTCTGAGAGAGACCCCATTGGCCGGAGGTTCAACATTTTGGTTCAGTTGCTGCTGCACAAGCATAAAATGAAAGAGCCCGTTTCCAAGGCAGACATGATGAAGGTCATCAACAAAAAGTACCAGCAGCATTACCCTGAGATGCTGAGGAAAGCCTCCTTGCACATGTGGATCGTCTTTGGCCTTGAGATGAAGGAAGTTGATTCCCGAAGCCAAACCTATGTTCTGGTCAGCGTTTTGGAGATCAGCAGGGAAGAGAGGCTGTTTAACCCCAGGGGATTTCCCACTATGGGGATCTTCTTGCCTGTCCTGGGCCTGATCTATAGGAATGGCTACCAGATCATGTGGGGCTTCCTGAATGCATTGGGAATCTTCGATGGAAAGTGCCACTTCATCTATGGAGAGCCCAGGAAGCTCCTCACCAGAGATCTGGTTGAGGAGAAGTACCTGGAGTACCGTAAGGTGCCCAACAGCGAGCCTCCTTGCTATGAGTTCCTGTGGGGTGCCAGAGCCCACGCGGAAGCTAATAAGAAGAAAGTGCTGGAGTTCTTGAAGATGCTTGATGAGATCGACATCAAAGAGTTTCGTGACCTCTTCGAACGCACGTGGCGCgatgaagaaaggagagtggcaaCCTCAGGATGGGGTGGCACTGGGGTTAATGCCAGGGCCAGGGCCCGTTTCAGAGCCAAGTCCAGCAAGGCCATCAAGGCCAAGCAGGCCAGCC